The region AAAGAATCGTATCGGATCACCGGTTGTTTTCCAAAGAAATATGCTGTAGATAATAAATCCTATTGGGGCACCCAAAAGCGTAAGTGCCGGTTTCATGTTTTTTATTATTTTTTGAATGATGAATTTCGGAGATTGACCTGATAATCCGTAAACGGTAAATGCCTCAAAAAACAGAGGGATTACCAGAAATATTCCTACAAAACGGGTAAGTGCGGCAAGCACGGACAAGATAAAAGTCAGAAAGTACTTTTTTTTGTGCATCGTGTAGAGGGAACTAACAAGAAGCAGCAGAAAAAGACTTTCGGTATAGACGCCGAGCAGGTAAAAAGAAGTAGGGAACAATAAAAATGCAGCATAAATTTTATACCAATTGTTGTTTTTGACATCCAAAGCAGCCAGGTATTTATTTAGAATAATTAGTATCCCTACGAATGAGCAAAGAGATATCAGTATGCCGGCAAGAACTGGCTGAAAGGCAATACTTCCGACAGCTATCATAATCGGGTACAAAGGGAAAAAAGCATGTGTCAGCGGCAGATACCCGGACTTTGCAATTTTGAGATAAATTGTCCCGTCAAAGTTGGCAAATGAAAAAAGAAAATGAGGCAGGCCGGATTTTTGCAGGTCATCAAGATAGGGAAATGATGATTGCGGAAGAAAACGAGGTGCAAGAAAACTGATAAAAAGATGGCTGATGACGAATACGAAAGCGATAAAAAAAGGTGTGTTCGTTTCATAACGGCAGAACGTTTATTATTTTTCCTCTACCAGAAAGTATTCTTCCTTCGGTCCTTCTTCCATTGTACCAATCATACGGCTTATATCTTTCATCTGTGACTTGTGTTCATACAATGCCTTCCGTTTCAGTTCCCAGACGGGTGAGATATCAACAATCAGGTCAATGTCATCACGGTTGTATCCGTGCGGGACATAGATAAAGTAATCCCGCAGCTGATCAGTTTGATCTTTCAGTATTGTGTAGGAGAGGAGTTTCTTTGTGTAATCGACTTTATGAAAAACATAGTGAGTGATCAGAGACATTGCGACATGATCCAGGTGCCCTGATACTCCGCGGTTTTCATAGGT is a window of Candidatus Roizmanbacteria bacterium DNA encoding:
- a CDS encoding PIG-L family deacetylase — translated: MNKPSLVAIFAHPDDEAFGPAGTLAIYTKTHDVYIICATRGDAGENHSGDDHVNIGDLREQELRRSADTLGVEEVYFLDYKDGTLSNNKYHAIAQDIRDIIDTIKPEILLTYENRGVSGHLDHVAMSLITHYVFHKVDYTKKLLSYTILKDQTDQLRDYFIYVPHGYNRDDIDLIVDISPVWELKRKALYEHKSQMKDISRMIGTMEEGPKEEYFLVEEK